The window cttaaacaagggaagtttagattggatataaggaagaaattattgactgtgagggtgctgaggcactggaatgggttgcccagggaggttgtgaatgctccatccctggcaatattcaaggccaggttggatgaagccttgggtgccatggtttagggtgaggtgtccctgcccatggcagggggtttggaactggatgatcttaaggtcatttccaaccctaagtattctacaattctatgttACTGTGTCTATTATGACAGGGCAACTCTGTCTGGACAAAGTACTAGTGAATAAGTGCTATGTGAGCTATTTCTGCCATTTATTTGCAGGGTGGTGAAGAACCCCATAACAGgagatttcctttaaaagatgGAGATGTCAATTCTCAGCAAACATCTCAACACTTACACTGTAGAGATGAGATGCAGTATAAGGTATTCAGCAGCCAAACTGTCTCCGAGGAGGGCATGGGTGAGGAACCCAAGCAACTCTGCTCTCACTGGTGACAGCTCCGACATGAAATTAGACACAACtgataaaagaaagaagacaacaaATGTCATGAAATGTGCTGTTCTCACCCTCTTCCCTCTGTAGAAATCTTACTTTCCACTGCAGTGTGATCCAAAGCAATTTAGGACAAATAAATGCAGTGGTTTTCCAACTCAGCAATTATTGGCTTTGGATAACTGCAGTCACTCATCATTGCCCTGGAGATGCTTTATTGTTTGCAATTAGACATTGTGTAACCTGTTTGCAGAAAGCTGTAAAGTTTGGAGTGGAATATGTAAAATTGATAGCCTCTCCATATTGTATCAAGGGCAGAAATAAACCCTTACACACAGTACAACTCAGGACAAGCAATACAAGTcatgcaaggaagaaaatatcaaTATCGATTGGATGCTCACATGCAACAGTTCAAGACTCAAGTAGGCCACAAGAAATAGCAGAGTTGTTTGAAAACAGAACTGCCTCACTTTCACCACAGTACCATGATTCCTTATGTTGTCaatgtttcttattttcattgctATATACTAAATTGAAAATCTCATTTAGTAATATGCTATTCCATCTGAAAGCAAGTAAAATCCTACAGATGAACAACTTGGTAAAATCCTTGGGCACAATGAATGCAAAACCAAGTTTCACATAAATCagatttatttcagaattatAAACATGTAAGCATCGCAAACACTTGCATCTTGCCCAGTCTGAGTGTTGGATGGTTCCTCTGTCTAACAGGATTTAAATTCAAACCCTACCCTTGATGTCTCTGAGCAAGTAAGTATTGTTGCACATGTACTAGGAGACACAGATTTACATGTACACAGAGAGAGGTTAAGTTCAGATACTCACAGGTTTTACTTTCCTCTTCATTAAGGCAGGCAGGCAGTAATGGGTTAATGTGCTGTAATTTCTGTGCCAAAATCACATGGATTCTGGGAACTAATGATGCCGGAGGACTGTGTACtctctgttcctctgctgtgtCCATAGACTCCACGGCATTGAGGGTTGAGCTGTCCCTAGGAAAGGGCACAGCACAACTGGACTTAGAAACATTCCTCACAAATTTCTCTCCAGCTGACTAAGAGCAGTTGGAAGCAGGCCAAGAACTGAGCACACTGGAACAAACAACATCCACTCCCAGCTACTGGTAACTCCTCCCATATTCCAGCTACCTTCTTTGTGACTTTTATAAACACTATAAATACTGAATCACAATTCTATAATGATATGACAGTCTTCCGTAAGGCCTAAAGGGgacaacaagaaatctggagagggactttttataaaTGCTTGTACAAGACaagggggatggctttaaactgacagaggggagaccGAGATGAGCTCTttggcagaagttcttccctgtgagggtgctgaggcagaGAAGCTGGGCACCACTTCAGATGTAGCTTCAAACAAAACGTCACACACGTTCTGTCCAGCATGTACTGAACAAAATCTAACCAGGaacttttaagaaaataaggTAATGCTTTATGATACTGgtgtgtgtatgcacatgtGAGACTTCCATCTTCCACCAGGTTCCAGAGCCTGACAAGACCTTCTAGACAGTCACATAACAGCTGAGTTGTGATATGTAAATCCTAATGTACCTCAGCTCAGACTTGAAGGTGTTACCTCTTAAGAGTTCAGATACACAAGCTTTGCTCTTCCTGATGATGCCTTACAAAATTCCTTCCAAGTGGTTTTCAATTGTTATGTAGGAACTAAAATCCTTAAAGTGACTTTATCAGATAATAGTAAAGCTTAGCACGAACTCAATCAACTTCTACTGGTAAAGCTGAAAAGCTTTATAGCTTCAAAGCCTCTTCAGCAGTCTAGCACCAGACTATCCACTCTTTCCAttgaaagaaatgtcttttgttTGCATTAAAAACACTGCTAAATGCCACCAGTTTGTCTATTTGTGATAGAATGACAGGCaggaaaacaacccaacaaGCTATGACAGACCAACTGAGCTGTCAGTCTGGTATTAGCTGTCAGACAGCTGATAACCAAAAGCAGCTGACCAGGCTGACTTAGCTTCTCAGAAGCTGGCACTATGAGGGATTCACACTGCACTTGCCATATTGTACTTATCAGAAAGATAAACAAAATCCCCAACAGAACTGAAGCGCAATGGTTCAAGGCATCAGAAGCACATATGTTAGATCAGTCAGTGGTTTTACTTTCAAAACTGACTCCTTATGTCCTTCTggattaatttgtattttgtcAAGCAAATAACTGAAAAGAGCAGATGAATGTGAAGTTTCTATCAGTGGTATTATGTAACAATACACcttaaataatgcaaaaaaaccccacgaattttattcattttggtCATTTTCAGtccccaaaatattttcctgattGAAATAAGAGTTCCCTGCATTTCAGGATCACACATCAGGGGAGCCTTACCTCTCTTCATTGTTTACTATGCTCAGCACTGGATCCACAGACAAAATGCCATATACCTCCAGAACATCATTGACTTTGAAGCTATCCCAGCTCTCATAGACCTGTCACAAAGAGacaataataaaatacagaggCGGATGGGTCAGGCtgcacacaaacacaggcaaaagGAAATTACATCTCAGGAGACTCAGCTGTAGACTGAGAACACACTGTGTGACGATGCCTCTCCTAATCCCCAGTGTCAGTAAACTGACACTGAAACAGGGAGTTTCTACAATTGCATGCTGTTTCCTACTGGCATTCTTTTGCTCCACAAATGCAAATCAGTGTGCTCTAATCTGATTTAGGAGCAGTCAACACagtaaaatcacagaaatttTGTGTTGGAAGTTTCTTGTAAATACAGCATACCAAAGACAATTTCAAATACAACACAAAAATGTGTAGCTTATTGGGTTTGTTTGTTCCATCACACCTTTCTTCCTTAGAGAACAAATCCTAAAATCAAAATACCAGGAGTCAATCCCAGCTACATCCTCAAGCATCTAGTAATGGATTCTTTCATCAGTGACTGTATGACAGAACAAGGGCTAACAGTTTGAACTTAAAGaggtgaagttcaggttggatataaggaagaagttgtttactgtgagggtggtgagaaactggaacaggctgcccaaagaaggggtaaatgctccatttgtggcagggttcaaggccagccCGGACAGGGCTTGAGTgatgtggtctagtgtgaggtgtcctggcccatggcagggggctggaactggatgatcttaaggtcccttcctacccaaaccactctgtgattctatgactttttaTAACTAAGTGTAGTGAGAAGGTGCAGGCTCTAGTAAAGTGCCGTTAAAGCATTTCTACTACAGCACTTGTGAAGAGAAACAATGTAATATcgaagagaaataaaataattatctgTAGAAATAAAATTCTGGACCTCAGACCCAATTTCGCTGCCTTTATAAACAATGCCGGGCTAACTACTTACACTCTACCTCCAGATTCTGTCTGCCTCTCTGAGGCCACAGCCATGCTCATCATCTCTCCACTTCTGTTACCTTTACAAGACATGCTGGTCCCTTCTCTCCTGGCAATGGAAAATTTAAGTCAAGTGGAGGGGAGCAGTTGGGAGAAATGAGATGATGACCTGCAGAAGCTTCTGTTTCTAATCTCTTTGGCTCCACACATCCATGGATATCACCTCCACTGCCTGAAAAAAATAGGATTCATAAGCAGAAAGGCAAAAGTGAACAATTTTCTTCAGTGAGCAACATAGAATTCGCCTAATTTAACAAGACATCtgagacaaaaatatttaatgatgcAATATATTTGACAGAAAATACTCTTAATCAGAATAGAAAAATCTCACAAATGCATAGTCTATATAATCAAGTGTGAGAGAGTGTACTGGTAGAGAACTCTGTGTCTTAGAAACCTAAACATGGCCAGAAATATGATTTTCAAAGGTAATGCTAAAACTGTGTGAATGATTGGTTTTCTAAATTCCATAGGACTGCAAAGGAAATACTATTGCGCATCTAAAAATAGACAGACCTCAAAAGGTGAGAGTGTGCATCAATGAAACAGTTTACATCAAAAATTTCTGTATATGTTCTGCATAATAAAGCTATAAACATGTATTCTACCATGGATCATTCTGGGTATGAAAATGTCTAGCAAACTGGTAagaatacaaaaggaaaagcctgAATTCAGCTAACCCAACAGACAGAGCATCGAACAAAATAAAGATTcttgtttggtttagttttctttAACAGGACTGACAATTTTAACTAACCACATTCTCtcattcaaaagaaaacttGTAAAAAACTCCAAGAAACTCCCCATATCCCAAATCTCAAAGAAAGCCCCCACCTTAAATGGCATCTCCACAGATGAACAAAGCAGTTCAGACTTATTAGAATATAAGAAAGAATTGCATACCACCTGAATGCTGCTTGTGTTCCAAACACCATCCTCTTAAAAGGTTAAAGAGCTTTCTTCAGGATGCTATAAGTGTCTGGTATTAATCTGGTTCATTTATGAAGTTGGGTAGGTAAATCATGTTAGAAAACAGGTAATACTGGAAGATCTGTTTTAGATATAAACTAATGTTTGTAGCAAAGCTGCACCTAATTGACTTGTTTAGCTTCAATTTACACAATGAGATCCACATACAGAGTGTGAAAGAGACAAGAAAGAGACCATGAAACTGGCAATAAGAGTGGGAAATCAAACAGGAACTCCTAAACTTCATCGTGCTGCTATGAACTGTTTGTATACTGTTACATACAAAAGGCAATACACAAGTGCTGCTGTACAGAATGTTAATTTTAGGAATTAAGTCTAGAAAGTAAAGTCAACAAGTTATACAATATACATGCAACATCACAGGCTCTCCCCACACTGCTTCAGTTTAAACCACTGATGACTTCAGCAAAGCCACCAAATTAGTTCTGAGGGCTTCAACAAAACCACTGATCCATACAGTTGCAAGTGTTTCAGgttttgaaaaggaaatctcTGCAAGTTCTGGAAAGATATCACAACTATTCCTTAGTAACTACAATTACCCATATGTTGCTCTTTCTGTTTAGATGGATGTAGATCCATGTCCTCATCTTCCTCATAGCTCCTCTTATGGCGACTTGGTGTGTAGGATGTTGAGGGGCTGACTCGAGCTTGGCTTGCACTAATATATGCGTAACATTGTGGATTAAGGACAACCACAGGCTCAGTTGAGAAATATGAAGCAAAGTGAGGGCTTTGTTTGCTTGTAGAAACAAAATGCTATTATCCTATTTTGAGCAAGACATTAGAATAATTGTTATCTAGACATCATCTCTTCAGACACATTAATAACTTGCTTAAGAAGTGTACAGCAGTCATTGGCTTtgttgaaaacagaaattgaaacCTACTGAGTGCTATTCCACTATCAGTTTCTGAAGAGAACATGCCTCAAGGATTTTTTCTCTCCCATGTCTCAAGCCTAAAGAGCAAACATTATAATAATGAAGACCTGCTCTCTGATATAATtattattgctttaaaaagaaacacagaaaatgttcaCATACTTGTCAGGTAGTGGCAATATGACAGAGGTAAATGCATTTTGGAAAAGCCAACACACTGTTCTTCTTAGCATGATGGGCAAACATTGAAATCCTGTTCACTGTTCTTTTAAGTCCTTTTCACTTTACATTTCCATTCCTGCATTACTTTACTGTGACCTCCATTCAAAGCCAAACtcttaaaaagaattttattacATACATTGTGTTAGCTTCATTTGAAATTGCATTGACATTCTGTGCCAAAGACAAGCAGTAGTTTTCTTAAATTCTGAACTGAAGTATCAAATGATCACAGATTTCCCATAAAATTCACATCTTTTTCACAAACTGCAACATATCTCAAGTTTTCTAGGCTTCTCCCCCAGTTCCTTGGCAAGAAAGTGAATATAAAATTACTAAAAGGTGTTAAAATAAGCATCCTGGATCCATCGAACTCAGATAATTCAAACTCCATTCACTAGGAGAAACTTAAGCTGATTTGTTTCTACCCAAAACATTTCCTGTATTCACTGAGAAAATGTCATACTGTGGTTAAACTATTAAACCTACTATACCTCCAGGAATTATTGTTCTAACTGCTCAGCTACAAGTGTTCTTACAGGTTCTTACAGAAAACTCTCACTATGTAACAGTGTTCTAACTTTATCAGAAGATGCCGATCCAATGAGGATGCCAATGGTTTGACtgaagtttctctttttctaagcatttgcaaaatgagaaattttCAAGACCCTCCCAAGCAAACATGAAGTTCCATTCCAAATCCCtactaaataaaaaagcaatgcTCCTAAATTCATTTGCATCTTTTGTGCATAGAGCATgccatacaatcatagaatggtttgggttggaaaggaccttaagaccatccagttccaaccccctgccacaggcagagacgccttccactggagcagcttgctccaagcccctgtgtccagcctggccttgaacactgccagggatggggcagccacagcttctctgggcaacttgtgcccatcctcacagggaagaacttccttacatctaacctgaactttccctgttcaatattttctttttctacaccTACCACCTCTCCCGATTCACTCAGAACAAAGTTTAAAGCTATCTCCTTCTATCTAATGAATTAGTTGATGATCATTGTATAACAGATGACTTCCTCAGTCAAAAAGGATATTTCTTTCACCCATGCTGATTCACCAGGCACTGGAACGCAGTAGAAAGTCTGTCTTTCTGAGGTGACTGTTTGTGAGGAGTTCAAATCAATTTCCTGCTGAGGCTGGAATACCAAGAGAAAGTTTGTTAAAAACCTGATTTagagtttgtttccttttttcaacTAATCCTATAGATTCAGTTACTCGGCCAAAGTTACAATGAACATGTAAGGCTATATATATACTCATGAAACCATGAATCCGTTCTGTGTCTGTAGTGCTTTGACTGTAATTGCACTGCACTACCAAAAGTAAATCGTTTTCTATAGCAGAAAGTTCCAAGATCAAGAGCTCTTCCCCTCTCCATGAGAGCAAACCAAATctgaaatacaacagaaacagCTTGAAGCTGTTGAACTTAAGAGTGCCCATGAGCAGTAAAGGATAATCTCAGGTTTGGAAAGCAGAGTAAGTTTGCTTTTTAAGAGCAGTGCCTCCAGGAATCCACTGGTGAGTACCAAATAAGCTACCAAATAAACTGCATCTTTCTGTCTAATATTTCATCTCAAAACTCATATAACTTGTATAACTTACCCCACATTCAGCCACATCTCTGTATTTGCCAAAATGCAAAACCTGTCAAGGAAAAGGCAATGCAATCATTCTGACAGCAGCCTGAATATGAACGATTTACACCAAAATCACTGCAGTCAAAAGTCCCTCAAACACACACTGCCAAAGCTTTCATCACTTTAAGTCATTTTTATTCCTCAACAGATACGTAAGAAGTGATGATGTATTACCAATGCCATCTGAGCCACACAAATGGAGCTACTATTAATAGCTTCCAGACTCCATAGGTTTAACTCAGAAACCAGTGAAGTATGAGGACTAGAATAGGTAGAATGGTAAACAgttactgaaataataaatcagcatttcacTTACACGTGCATTTGTGTTTGGGTCAACTGTTTCATACACTCCCATGTAAAACTCAGGATCAAACATATCTTGGACCATGCAACGAAATTTCACTAAACTGTTGGGCTTTAGGTAGTGTACGGGAACATCATTCAGTGATGGAACctataaaaaaaatgaacttaTTCTAAACAACTGGTATATATAAGGAAATGCTCTGaagtaagcaaaaaaaaaaccagtgcAAAAGCTGTCACTGTTATCACTTTGATCATCTAGTATATCCTACTGTGCAGTTACTTGCCCCAACCCCAGTGTTGTTGGTGTTGATACCACACCTCATCAGGTAACATGCCTCCTATTTTCTGAGTACATCTCCCACCCTAATCCAATCAGTAACAAAGCATGTATATCTCAACACAGAGATATACACACAGTTACAGACCTTAGTTACAATTATCAGACACTTTAGAGTTCCCAAATCTTTCCAGTTCCAAAGTCCCCAGGTCCTGTTCATTTCTCAGTCCTGACACTGGACTATaagagaaatgcatttcagtgcAAGAAAACTGTACAACATTTAAAACTAATTATTAAACTGGGAATTATTGCAGCTGCAGTATTAAACAGAACTTACTACTTATCTTATTCCCACTTAACAGCACTTTCAGCATGTATTATGCACCAGTGGTACCATAGCAATTGCATGCACAATTTCTTTAACAAAAGGCTGTGGAAAACCTGTATGTTAATTTCCAAGTCCACACTGGGAGAGTCTTTTTCACATAGGTTTACATGACAatggagaaacagaaggaaaaaaaatcaatgcctGAGCATGTAGTGTAACTTGAAATAAAGAGACTTGCAACAAGAATAGTTTTATGATTTGGAAGATAAATtctttgttgaaaaaaaaaacccactaccCACATTAAAATGtgaacaaaacacagaagtggTCTATAGGAAATGGCATTTTAACATATATTCCCTTGTTTCTcttaagagagaaaatgaactttCAATTCCTTCTAATGTTATAAATGTAACATAGTTTTGCCATCTACACTTCCATTCAAACTGCCACTGAAATATTAATTACAGAATTCtctgacagaggaagaaaaaagaaactgaacaaTTTccacttgggttttttttttttgccataagTAGGGCAGATTTGATATGAAAGTTTCTAATCCACTTAGAAATGTTCTTCCACGATGCTGTTTTCAGCAGTCTCTTAGAAAGATATCAGCTGATGAACTCAAGAGTgcatactttatttttaaatctaaagCAGACCTTCCCTGCTCAGCTGTGAAAACCAGGCCTGATCCAGCCCAATAAGGGACAATTTTAGatggaagtattttttcctaacACCTGAAAGCCCAAGCAGCTATTTGATTCAACCCACACAAAGTCTGCAGCACTGCAATCAAAGATCATGAGAGAATCACAAAACCaattaggctggaaaagacctttaaagatcaagtccaactgttcccccagcactgccaaggccaccactaaaccatgtcaccaagtGCTTCATCTATGTGGTTTGCAAATAGTTCCAGGGACTGTGACTCCACCACTggcctgagcagcctgttcccatACCTGATTACCCTCTCTATGgggaaattgttcctaatatccagtccacacctcccctggtgcagcttgaggccatttcctcttgttctaacacttgttacttgggagaagagaccaaccccaccCCACTCCATCCTCCCGTCAGGCAGCTGTACAGACTGATAAGGTCACCcctaagccttctcttctccagactaaacaagcCCAGGGAAGGGGTTTATAAGCAGCAGTTCAGAAACTTGTGGTGCACAAATGCTCACTGCAGACACAGCGGGCAGGGCAGGATTTATCACCTGTAGAATTGACAGCATTTGTCAGCTCCTGCCATCTACTGGCTTGTACTACAAACAGGCAGCATTCAGCAGTTATGGCCCAGGGCAAAACTGCCCGCTGAAGTCAAGTGGATTCGCTTCTCCGGTTTCAGTCAggattttaaatctttgctttaCACGGAGATTAAACCCAATTCAGATGCAAATAACGTATCCCAAAGTGAAAGCCTAGAATTCCTAAGTGTACTTATCGCCAAAAAGGAAGTACTTCTCAAAAGCATGTCACTGCAATAATCAAGAGATAAAAAGAACTAAACTTAGGAAAGTAAAGAACTTTAAGAGAAGTGCAActcagaaagaataaaagtctTACCCAGTTAGtagcattgttttcttttaatttctccttgAAGTATTCGGttactttcttttcccaatCAGAGTTTGGAACATTTTGGGctacaaacaaaatacatttacatgTGTATTAGCATCACATAACCGACATCTACTTGCCATATTCCTAACACAGGACACAATTTAAACATTAACTTCTATTCTGGGCAATTGACTGCATTTTAGACTACTTCATGCCTCTTATAAACACACTGACTTCCCACCTTATACCCTTTCAGGCAAACCAAGATGAATATAGCTATTCTTGGAAGCGAAGGAAAGCTCTGAAACACGCCAGTACACCCAGCCAGAACTAGAGGACGTAAGGTACCACTGTGTGCTTTACATCCACTGCGGAAATCGTATGTAGCTAAGATCAAGCCCAGaaacagctccagctgctggcaCTGGTAACACTACCACCGATCGGTATTCCATGTAGCCAGCACACGCTGTTCCCGAAGCCCGAAAGACGctgagttttcctttttaaccctAACCGGCCTGCCAAGCCGCGGCAGACATCGCTGCCCAGCCGTGAGGTACCCGCTCGGCGCAGGACAGGACCCGCCAGCCCTCAGAGGCCTCGGGTCCCGTCCGCTCCGGCGGGGAAGAAGACCGCGGCCACCCGCAGCTGCTCGCTGTCCCCGCAGCCGTCTCTCCATCCCCGGCCTCACCGATCCCCCACCGCCGCCGCCACCCCACGAGGGGAAGCCCCGTGTGGCCGCCGCACGGTTACAGCCGCCTTCCCGGCGCCCAAAGGCCCCGTCCCCGCCCGGCCCGCACTCACCAAAGATGTCCTGCACGATGCTGAAGGGGTTGTTGAGCCAGTCGGCCACGCACGGCATGGCGACAGCAGGCA of the Melopsittacus undulatus isolate bMelUnd1 chromosome 4, bMelUnd1.mat.Z, whole genome shotgun sequence genome contains:
- the MCMBP gene encoding mini-chromosome maintenance complex-binding protein isoform X2 produces the protein MPCVADWLNNPFSIVQDIFAQNVPNSDWEKKVTEYFKEKLKENNATNWVPSLNDVPVHYLKPNSLVKFRCMVQDMFDPEFYMGVYETVDPNTNARVLHFGKYRDVAECGPQQEIDLNSSQTVTSERQTFYCVPVPGESAWVKEAYISASQARVSPSTSYTPSRHKRSYEEDEDMDLHPSKQKEQHMGSGGDIHGCVEPKRLETEASAGHHLISPNCSPPLDLNFPLPGEKGPACLVKVYESWDSFKVNDVLEVYGILSVDPVLSIVNNEERDSSTLNAVESMDTAEEQRVHSPPASLVPRIHVILAQKLQHINPLLPACLNEEESKTFVSNFMSELSPVRAELLGFLTHALLGDSLAAEYLILHLISTVYARRDVLPLGKFTVNLSGCPRNNIFTEHIYRIIQQLVPASYRLQMTIENMNHSRFIPHKDYTANRLVSGVLQLASNTSLVVDETQLEQGQLDTKGVHNVTALGNLITWQKVDYDFNYHQMEFPCNINVLITSEGRSLLPSDCQVHLQPQLIPPNMEEYMSSLLTAVLPSVLNKFRIYLSLLRLLDYSISEEVTKAVEEDFVEMRKNDPESVTADDLHRTLLVARFLSLSVGQTTLSRERWLRAKQLEALRKARLQQQKCVNGNEL
- the MCMBP gene encoding mini-chromosome maintenance complex-binding protein isoform X1, with translation MPCVADWLNNPFSIVQDIFAQNVPNSDWEKKVTEYFKEKLKENNATNWVPSLNDVPVHYLKPNSLVKFRCMVQDMFDPEFYMGVYETVDPNTNARVLHFGKYRDVAECGPQQEIDLNSSQTVTSERQTFYCVPVPGESAWVKEAYISASQARVSPSTSYTPSRHKRSYEEDEDMDLHPSKQKEQHMGSGGDIHGCVEPKRLETEASAGHHLISPNCSPPLDLNFPLPGEKGPACLVKVYESWDSFKVNDVLEVYGILSVDPVLSIVNNEERDSSTLNAVESMDTAEEQRVHSPPASLVPRIHVILAQKLQHINPLLPACLNEEESKTFVSNFMSELSPVRAELLGFLTHALLGDSLAAEYLILHLISTVCITQKLTFVQNGEKIYSQKRERKAEGSYARRDVLPLGKFTVNLSGCPRNNIFTEHIYRIIQQLVPASYRLQMTIENMNHSRFIPHKDYTANRLVSGVLQLASNTSLVVDETQLEQGQLDTKGVHNVTALGNLITWQKVDYDFNYHQMEFPCNINVLITSEGRSLLPSDCQVHLQPQLIPPNMEEYMSSLLTAVLPSVLNKFRIYLSLLRLLDYSISEEVTKAVEEDFVEMRKNDPESVTADDLHRTLLVARFLSLSVGQTTLSRERWLRAKQLEALRKARLQQQKCVNGNEL